From the genome of Papaver somniferum cultivar HN1 chromosome 2, ASM357369v1, whole genome shotgun sequence, one region includes:
- the LOC113351671 gene encoding F-box/kelch-repeat protein At1g57790-like: protein MSFSSLPTCPDCVAFAVERIDGKEISIYSTKRGSRHWRYLVSENFDDSFVPCFNNPGFFRTGFFCLDYSGTLGCCVVNDRDNNHGLDWKVYNKPLKQFNDAFPCYLVECNGNLLLVNIGPIGETVGVFRLDQTNKVWVKVESLGKHMLFISSTSSCSAIAPPNSQMENKVYFPRLHKDGKGVLFYSLDTCRYHYSIRAQQNNIDAATNFYDTKEMCNSTWIEPNWSQGSTPTDQDHLGWLS, encoded by the coding sequence ATGTCATTCTCGTCTTTACCTACTTGTCCAGACTGTGTAGCGTTTGCAGTCGAACGTATCGACGGTAAGGAAATCTCAATCTACTCAACTAAAAGAGGAAGCCGTCATTGGAGGTATCTAGTCagtgagaactttgatgattctTTTGTGCCATGTTTCAACAATCCGGGTTTCTTCCGCACAGGCTTCTTCTGCTTAGATTATTCTGGAACTTTAGGATGTTGTGTTGTAAATGACAGAGACAACAACCATGGACTGGATTGGAAAGTTTACAACAAGCCTTTAAAACAGTTTAATGATGCATTTCCATGTTACTTGGTAGAGTGTAACGGGAATCTTTTACTAGTGAATATAGGGCCGATCGGAGAAACGGTCGGAGTATTTAGATTGGACCAGACCAACAAGGTCTGGGTTAAAGTTGAAAGTTTGGGAAAACATATGTTGTTCATCAGCAGTACCTCTAGTTGCTCAGCAATTGCTCCTCCCAATAGTCAAATGGAGAACAAGGTCTACTTCCCTAGATTACATAAAGATGGAAAAGGCGTATTATTCTATTCTCTTGACACATGTAGGTACCACTACTCTATTCGAGCACAACAGAATAATATTGATGCTGCTACGAACTTCTATGACACAAAGGAGATGTGCAACTCTACTTGGATTGAACCTAACTGGTCACAAGGGAGTACTCCTACTGATCAAGATCACCTTGGTTGGCTTAGCTAG
- the LOC113353752 gene encoding RPM1-interacting protein 4-like isoform X2, with protein MAQGSHVPKFGDWDSDNIPYTAYFETARTEKGSVAKRINPNDPEENPYAFFGTMGHENHGYYNAKKLARNSSGRKTVEKSYEEYPEKEGQQVHLKSRDQKSIRSESSNEKSNSDFSLLQQKHRSSRSIEKRSQGEFSGIPPMSPPPNQIRSGTSIPNDTRHHKAASVPKFGAWDETDPKSGDGFTIIFNKVKEEKQILANNFPPICPPPTNYSKESSSKAPRRCCCLF; from the exons ATGGCT CAAGGATCCCATGTTCCCAAGTTTGGTGATTGGGACAGTGACAACATTCCTTACACTGCATATTTTGAAACTGCGCGCACAGAGAAAGGCTCAGTAGCGAAAAGAATAAATCCAAATGATCCTGAAGAGAATCCTTATGCATTCTTTGGAACGATGGGCCATGAAAACCATGGATATTATAATGCAAAGAAATTAGCACGAAACAGCTCAGGAAGAAAGACGGTAGAGAAATCCTACGAGGAATATCCAGAGAAAGAAGGACAACAAGTTCACTTAAAGAGTCGAGACCAGAAGAGCATTCGCTCTGAATCCAGCAACGAGAAAAGCAATTCTGACTTTTCACTTCTGCAACAAAAACATCGGTCCTCAAGGTCCATTGAAAAGAGAAGCCAGGGAGAATTTAGTGGCATCCCTCCGATGTCACCACCACCTAATCAAATAAGAAGTGGGACGAGTATACCAAATGATACT CGACATCACAAAGCAGCATCAGTTCCGAAGTTCGGTGCTTGGGATGAAACAGACCCTAAATCAGGGGATGGGTTTACAATCATCTTTAACAAAGTAAAAGAAGAGAAGCAAATTTTAGCAAATAACTTTCCGCCTATTTGCCCACCGCCAACAAATTACTCCAAAGAAAGTTCATCGAAGGCACCAAGG AGATGCTGCTGTCTATTTTAG
- the LOC113353752 gene encoding RPM1-interacting protein 4-like isoform X1, translating into MAQQGSHVPKFGDWDSDNIPYTAYFETARTEKGSVAKRINPNDPEENPYAFFGTMGHENHGYYNAKKLARNSSGRKTVEKSYEEYPEKEGQQVHLKSRDQKSIRSESSNEKSNSDFSLLQQKHRSSRSIEKRSQGEFSGIPPMSPPPNQIRSGTSIPNDTRHHKAASVPKFGAWDETDPKSGDGFTIIFNKVKEEKQILANNFPPICPPPTNYSKESSSKAPRRCCCLF; encoded by the exons ATGGCT CAGCAAGGATCCCATGTTCCCAAGTTTGGTGATTGGGACAGTGACAACATTCCTTACACTGCATATTTTGAAACTGCGCGCACAGAGAAAGGCTCAGTAGCGAAAAGAATAAATCCAAATGATCCTGAAGAGAATCCTTATGCATTCTTTGGAACGATGGGCCATGAAAACCATGGATATTATAATGCAAAGAAATTAGCACGAAACAGCTCAGGAAGAAAGACGGTAGAGAAATCCTACGAGGAATATCCAGAGAAAGAAGGACAACAAGTTCACTTAAAGAGTCGAGACCAGAAGAGCATTCGCTCTGAATCCAGCAACGAGAAAAGCAATTCTGACTTTTCACTTCTGCAACAAAAACATCGGTCCTCAAGGTCCATTGAAAAGAGAAGCCAGGGAGAATTTAGTGGCATCCCTCCGATGTCACCACCACCTAATCAAATAAGAAGTGGGACGAGTATACCAAATGATACT CGACATCACAAAGCAGCATCAGTTCCGAAGTTCGGTGCTTGGGATGAAACAGACCCTAAATCAGGGGATGGGTTTACAATCATCTTTAACAAAGTAAAAGAAGAGAAGCAAATTTTAGCAAATAACTTTCCGCCTATTTGCCCACCGCCAACAAATTACTCCAAAGAAAGTTCATCGAAGGCACCAAGG AGATGCTGCTGTCTATTTTAG
- the LOC113348532 gene encoding non-specific lipid-transfer protein-like has product MGSKKVQSLVSFVMMLFMVLMINSEVVTGEVSCGDAVSDLVPCGSYLMGSGSNSSPTKECCDGARKLNQFATTTADRQSLCACLKQTGPSFGVKTDKAKQLPVLCKLKLNIPISPNVDCSKVQ; this is encoded by the exons ATGGGCAGCAAGAAGGTGCAATCTTTAGTAAGCTTTGTGATGATGCTGTTCATGGTTTTGATGATTAACAGTGAAGTTGTTACTGGAGAAGTGTCATGTGGAGATGCAGTATCTGATCTTGTCCCATGTGGTTCATATTTGATGGGGTCTGGTAGTaattcttctccaacgaaagAATGCTGTGATGGTGCACGGAAATTGAACCAATTTGCTACTACTACTGCTGACCGTCAGAGTTTATGCGCATGTTTGAAACAGACTGGACCTTCTTTTGGAGTTAAAACTGATAAGGCGAAGCAACTCCCTGTTCTGTGCAAGCTTAAACTTAACATCCCCATTAGTCCTAATGTTGATTGCTCTAA AGTCCAGTGA
- the LOC113348531 gene encoding protein disulfide isomerase-like 2-3, whose product MSSSAAWIGSILFLVYISASASALYGPSSPVLQLTPSNFKSKVLNANGIVLVEFFAPWCGHCKSLTPVWEKAASVLKGIATVAALDADAHQALAQEYGIKGFPTIKVFFPGKPPVDYQGARDAKAIVDFASKQVKALINERLNGKTSSGGSSKKKEPSASVELSSKNFDDMVTKSKDLWIVEFFAPWCGHCKKLAPEWTKASINLKGKVKLGHVDCDSEKSLMNRFSVQGFPTILVFGSDKDKPVPYEGARVAAAIESFALEQLETNVSPPEVTELTGQDVLEEKCGSAAICFVSFLPDILDSKAEGRNKYLQQLLSTAEKYKRSPYSYVWAAAGKQPDLEKQVGVGGYGYPAMVALNLRKGAYAPLRSAFQLEHIIEFVREAGGGGKGNLPLETTPTIVKTEPWDGKDGQILEEDEFSLEELMGGDDTTDKDEL is encoded by the exons atgtCTTCATCAGCTGCTTGGATCGGTTCGATATTATTCCTGGTGTATATCAGTGCATCAGCTAGTGCACTCTATGGACCTTCATCTCCTGTACTTCAACTCACTCCATCAAATTTCAAGTCCAAG GTTTTAAACGCGAATGGAATTGTTTTGGTCGAGTTCTTTGCTCCCTGGTGTGGTCACTGTAAATCTTTGACACCTGTATGGGAGAAGGCAGCCAGTGTGTTGAAGGGAATTGCAACTGTTGCTGCTCTTGATGCGGATGCTCATCAAGCACTTGCTCAG GAGTATGGGATTAAAGGATTTCCAACTATCAAGGTGTTTTTTCCTGGGAAGCCTCCGGTAGATTACCAAGGAGCTAGAGATGCCAAAGCGATAGTCGATTTCGCATCTAAGCAG GTTAAGGCTCTCATAAACGAACGTTTAAATGGAAAAACTAGTTCCGGAGGATCAAGTAAGAAAAAAGAACCAAGCGCATCCGTGGAACTGAGCTCGAAGAATTTTGATGATATGGTCACTAAAAGCAAAGATCTTTGGATCGTGGAGTTCTTCGCACCATG GTGTGGACACTGTAAGAAGCTAGCACCTGAATGGACGAAAGCTTCTATTAACTTGAAAGGGAAAGTGAAGCTAGGTCACGTCGATTGTGATTCCGAAAAG TCTTTGATGAACAGGTTTAGCGTGCAAGGTTTCCCCACCATCCTGGTGTTCGGTTCTGACAAAGATAAACCAGTTccttatgaaggtgcaagagtTGCTGCAGCAATTGAATCATTTGCCTTGGAGCAGCTAGAAACCAATGTTTCTCCCCCTGAAGTGACCGAACTTACTGGACAG GATGTGTTGGAGGAGAAGTGTGGCTCAGCTGCCATCTGTTTTGTTTCTTTCCTCCCTGACATTTTGGACTCAAAGGCAGAGGGGAGAAACAAATATCTTCAACAATTGTTATCAACTGCTGAGAAATACAAAAGGAGTCCTTACAG CTATGTATGGGCAGCTGCTGGTAAGCAACCTGACCTAGAAAAACAAGTTGGCGTCGGTGGTTATGGATACCCAGCTATGGTGGCATTAAACTTGAGGAAAGGTGCTTATGCCCCACTTAGAAGTGCTTTCCAGCTTGAGCATATCAT AGAGTTCGTGAGAGaggctggtggtggtggaaaaggAAACCTACCTTTAGAGACCACACCAACAATCGTTAAGACAGAACCTTGGGACGGCAAAGATGGACAGAtacttgaagaagatgaattctCTCTTGAAGAGCTCATGGGAGGAGATGATACTACAGACAAAGATGAATTGTAG